The DNA sequence ATTCCAAATTTATCCGCTTGCTCTATTTCTCCTCCAGCTTTCACTAGCTCCTCCACTATTTCTTTTTCACCTACCATACATGCAAGGTGCAGCGGTGTGCATTTATTTCCATATTCCTCAGCATTTACATTCCCTCCTGATTTTATCAATTCCCTCACGATTTCTAGACGTTTCTCCGTTACCGCTAGGTGCAGTGCTGTGTGTCCTTCTACATCTGCTGCATTCACATTCGCTCCTTTTTCAACTAATACCCTCACTGTTTTTGCGTCTACTGCATAATGCAGAGCTGTTCTGTCTCTTTCATAAATA is a window from the Wolbachia endosymbiont of Armadillidium arcangelii genome containing:
- a CDS encoding ankyrin repeat domain-containing protein is translated as MSKKEKEESLLENSFKNIYERDRTALHYAVDAKTVRVLVEKGANVNAADVEGHTALHLAVTEKRLEIVRELIKSGGNVNAEEYGNKCTPLHLACMVGEKEIVEELVKAGGEIEQADKFGMTAMDYSKEVTEVLKKETDRIEKLFMKG